The proteins below come from a single Malus domestica chromosome 03, GDT2T_hap1 genomic window:
- the LOC139187545 gene encoding putative disease resistance RPP13-like protein 1 — MALVGEALLSGSIQVLCEKISGEFIDFLRARRLDHSLVGRLKVKLMTLKAVLNDAEEKQIVDRDVGMWLDELKHAVMDAEDLVDEIDTEASRCKAKDQTKKTQVLNFLSTSRKPFNYKGMNGRIEVLFNKLEDLANQIDILRLIGGVVGGKVSRRTPTTSVVEDGFCTYGRDGDKEKLKALLLLSDNESSSNFSVVPIFGMGGVGKTTLAQLLYNDEQVTEHFDTNAWVCVSEQYEGLRVIKTLIEEITKKPCDNLEMNSLEVQLRQQLIGKRFLLVLDDLWNENYGDWDRHELFSRMGQREARNENHGAHPDLVEIGKEIARKCNGLPLAAKTLGGLLSCNLDYKEWNHILNSNLWDPPHADSVLPSLRLSYHYLPAHLKRCFAYCSIFPKDYEFEKENVILLWMAEGLIPQSESEKAMEEVGERYFNELLSRSLFQRPRLDQPSFTMHDLINDLAMFVSGEFCLRLDQKNSHEVPERVRHLSYMRGKFDTSPKFEPLEGVKCLRTFFPASLAPYYRWDHEYVSNKVLDDLLPAQKCLRAFSLSRYKNIIHLPYSICNHIHLRYIDLSYTTIKRLPDTVCTLYNLQTLLLKGCSSLVELPADMRKLIHLRHLDIGGTNIKEMPVHMGRLKSLRTLTAFVLGKSSGSSIAELRELSHLGRKISILNLQNVVGAIDALLKDKKNLNEVELSWGRVVSNDSVKERYVLDRLQPSVNLVKLTIRFYGGISFPNWVGDSSFSNLQVMRLSDSGNCSSLPPVGQLPALKELYVERMKVVKSVGVELYGGNQPFQCLEKLEFWEMPEWEEWLPSPSGGESPDFPRLPSLKTLDVYKCEVLHENRASNTLNTESLRGSLEKLTIMGCPGLSLLLESTDTLPSLQMLFIKFVGGKEWLAHNSNRLQSLSLDECSSLLSFPTNGLPTPLTSLHLVNCKKVEFLSREMMAKLTSLQSLLLFKSCDSLRSFPLGIFPNLSSLSIVGCQNLESLSVEGGADENLSHLNSLSIWGCRNLVSFPDGGLPTPNLTFFHVYNCENLKLLPDRMHTLTALQRLEISSLPNLVSFPDGGLPTPNLTYFSVDHCVNLKLLPDRMHTLTALQTLLIRSLPNLVSFPEGGLPTPNLTFFSVGYINITHLPDSIGNHMHLRYIDLSYTTIKRLPDTVCTLYNLQTLLLLGCSFLVELPAYMRKLIHLRHLDIGETKIKEMPVHIGRLKSLRTLTAFVLGKSTGSSIAELRELSHLGGKISILNLQNVVGAIDALLKDKKDVNEVELSWGDVVSNDSVKEIYVLERLQPSVNLVKLTIRCYGGISFPNWVGDSSFSNLQVMRLSDCGNCSSFDTSRSRYPRNIRMVTCWPTPEGDESHLLSVIAENKG; from the exons ATGGCTTTGGTTGGAGAGGCTTTGCTCTCCGGTTCAATCCAGGTGCTGTGCGAGAAGATTTCTGGAGAGTTCATAGACTTCCTCCGGGCAAGAAGACTCGACCATTCACTCGTGGGCAGACTGAAGGTGAAGTTGATGACCCTCAAAGCAGTGCTCAACGACGCAGAGGAGAAGCAGATTGTCGACCGTGACGTCGGGATGTGGCTTGACGAGCTCAAACATGCTGTGATGGATGCCGAGGACTTGGTGGATGAGATTGATACTGAAGCTTCGCGTTGCAAGGCGAAAGATCAGACTAAGAAAACCCAGGTGTTGAACTTCCTTTCTACCTCTCGTAAACCTTTTAATTATAAAGGCATGAATGGTAGGATAGAAGTTTTATTCAACAAGTTGGAAGACCTTGCAAATCAAATAGATATCCTCCGTCTTATAGGAGGTGTTGTTGGGGGCAAGGTTTCACGAAGAACTCCCACAACCTCTGTTGTTGAGGATGGATTTTGTACCTATGGAAGGGATGGAgataaagaaaagttaaaagcTCTACTGTTGCTTTCTGACAATGAAAGTAGCAGTAATTTTTCTGTAGTCCCTATATTCGGTATGGGCGGGGTTGGTAAGACAACTCTTGCTCAACTCCTTTACAACGATGAACAAGTTACAGAGCATTTTGATACTAATGCTTGGGTTTGTGTTTCCGAACAGTATGAGGGTTTGAGGGTTATTAAGACCCTTATTGAGGAAATCACTAAAAAGCCTTGTGACAATTTGGAGATGAATTCCCTTGAAGTTCAACTAAGGCAACAATTGATAGGAAAGAGATTCTTACTTGTCCTGGATGACCTTTGGAATGAAAACTATGGTGACTGGGATCGGCACGAACTCTTTTCACGTATGGGGCAAAGGGAAGCAAG AAATGAAAACCACGGTGCACATCCAGACTTGGTTGAAATTGGTAAGGAAATTGCACGTAAGTGCAATGGTTTACCTCTAGCTGCAAAAACACTAGGGGGTCTCTTAAGTTGCAACCTAGACTACAAGGAATGGAATCACATATTGAATAGCAATCTTTGGGATCCACCACATGCTGATAGTGTTCTTCCTTCTCTAAGATTGAGCTACCACTATCTTCCAGCTCACTTGAAACGATGCTTTGCTTATTGCTCAATTTTTCCAAAAGACTatgaatttgaaaaagaaaatgtaatTCTACTATGGATGGCAGAAGGTTTAATTCCACAATCAGAGAGCGAGAAAGCAATGGAGGAGGTTGGTGAAAGGTACTTTAATGAACTGTTATCGCGTTCACTATTTCAAAGACCAAGATTGGATCAACCAAGTTTCACAATGCATGATCTTATCAATGACTTGGCTATGTTTGTGTCTGGAGAGTTTTGTTTAAGGTTGGATCAGAAAAATTCACATGAAGTTCCTGAAAGAGTTCGCCACTTGTCGTATATGCGAGGAAAATTTGATACATCTCCAAAATTTGAGCCACTAGAAGGAGTCAAGTGTTTGCGTACCTTCTTTCCAGCGTCTTTAGCACCATATTACCGTTGGGATCATGAATATGTAAGCAACAAGGTTCTAGATGATTTACTACCAGCACAAAAATGTTTACGGGCATTTTCATTATCAAGATACAAAAACATCATTCATTTACCATATTCCATTTGTAACCACATACACTTGCGCTACATTGATCTCTCTTATACGACAATTAAAAGGTTACCAGATACAGTGTGTACCCTCTACAATTTACAAACTCTGTTGTTGAAAGGTTGTTCTTCTCTTGTTGAATTACCTGCAGACATGAGGAAATTGATTCATTTGCGTCATCTTGATATTGGTGGAACTAACATAAAAGAGATGCCTGTGCATATGGGTAGACTAAAAAGTTTGAGAACATTGACAGCTTTTGTGTTGGGGAAATCTTCTGGGTCAAGCATTGCAGAATTGAGGGAGTTGTCGCACCTTGGAAGAAAAATTTCTATCTTGAATCTGCAAAATGTAGTCGGTGCTATTGATGCCTTGCTGAAGGATAAGAAAAATCTCAACGAGGTAGAGTTGTCATGGGGTCGTGTGGTTTCCAATGATTCCGTAAAAGAGAGATATGTGCTCGACAGACTTCAACCTTCGGTAAATTTGGTGAAGCTAACCATCAGGTTTTATGGCGGAATCAGTTTCCCGAATTGGGTGGGAGACTCGTCCTTCTCCAACTTACAAGTGATGCGTCTCAGTGACTCTGGTAATTGCAGTTCATTGCCACCAGTTGGTCAGCTACCTGCTCTGAAAGAGCTCTACGTAGAAAGGATGAAAGTTGTTAAGAGTGTTGGTGTTGAGTTGTAcgggggaaatcaaccatttcaATGTTTAGAGAAGCTAGAGTTTTGGGAGATGCCAGAGTGGGAGGAATGGCTGCCTAGTCCAAGTGGTGGTGAAAGTCCAGACTTCCCTCGTCTTCCTTCCTTGAAAACACTTGATGTCTACAAATGTGAGGTTCTACATGAAAACAGGGCCAGTAATACCCTGAACACGGAGTCCTTACGAGGATCTCTTGAAAAACTGACAATAATGGGATGCCCGGGTCTCTCATTGTTACTAGAGTCGACGGACACGCTGCCGTCGCTTCAGAtgctttttattaaatttgttgGTGGGAAAGAGTGGTTGGCGCACAACAGCAATCGTCTTCAAAGTTTGAGTTTAGATGAATGTTCCTCACTCTTGTCGTTCCCTACAAATGGTCTGCCCACCCCGCTGACGTCACTCCATCTAGTAAATTGCAAGAAAGTAGAATTCCTATCACGTGAGATGATGGCCAAATTGACTTCCCTTCAGTCTTTGCTTCTATTCAAGAGCTGTGATTCTCTGAGGTCGTTCCCTTTGGGCATTTTCCCCaacctttcttctctttctatcGTTGGTTGTCAGAATCTGGAATCTCTTTCAGTTGAAGGAGGAGCAGATGAAAATCTCAGCCATCTCAACTCCCTGTCTATTTGGGGATGTCGAAATCTTGTCTCTTTTCCCGACGGGGGATTGCCCACTCCCAACCTCACTTTCTTTCATGTCTACAACTGCGAGAATTTGAAGTTGTTGCCGGACCGAATGCACACCCTCACCGCCCTTCAACGTTTGGAGATATCCAGTCTTCCAAATCTTGTCTCTTTTCCTGACGGAGGATTGCCCACTCCCAACCTGACTTACTTTTCAGTAGACCATTGCGTGAATTTGAAGTTGTTGCCGGACCGAATGCACACCCTCACCGCCCTTCAAACCTTATTGATACGGAGTCTTCCAAATCTTGTCTCTTTTCCTGAAGGGGGATTGCCCACTCCCAACCTGACTTTCTTTTCAGTAGGGTATATAAATATCACTCACTTACCTGATTCCATTGGTAACCACATGCACTTGCGCTACATTGATCTCTCTTATACGACAATTAAAAGGTTACCAGATACAGTGTGTACTCTCTACAATTTACAAACTCTATTGTTGTTAGGTTGTTCTTTTCTTGTTGAATTGCCTGCATACATGAGGAAATTGATTCATTTGCGTCATCTTGATATTGGTGAAACTAAAATAAAAGAGATGCCGGTGCATATCGGTAGACTAAAAAGTTTGAGAACACTGACAGCTTTTGTGTTGGGGAAATCTACTGGGTCAAGCATTGCAGAGCTAAGGGAGTTGTCACACCTTGGAGGAAAAATTTCTATCTTGAATCTGCAAAATGTAGTTGGTGCTATTGATGCCTTGCTGAAGGATAAGAAAGATGTTAACGAGGTAGAGTTGTCATGGGGTGATGTAGTTTCCAATGATTCCGTAAAAGAGATATACGTGCTCGAAAGACTTCAACCTTCGGTAAATTTGGTGAAACTAACCATCAGGTGTTATGGCGGAATCAGTTTCCCGAATTGGGTGGGAGACTCGTCCTTCTCCAACTTACAAGTGATGCGTCTCAGTGACTGTGGTAATTGCAGTTCATTTGACACGTCCCGATCCCGATATCCTCGGAATATCAGGAtggtcacgtgctggccgacacccgagggtgacgaaagccatttattgagtgtAATTGCTGAAAATAAAGGATAG